From Salvia splendens isolate huo1 chromosome 3, SspV2, whole genome shotgun sequence, a single genomic window includes:
- the LOC121795059 gene encoding uncharacterized protein LOC121795059 — protein MLCRPSIPKHISGFLELLAKKSGSRHFSLHTLVDVLLNNICEAFNSKIVLAREKAIINMLEDIRTSQMERIQIRGQWIKSYDHAVPPVIKELVDKWYARASSWRATWNGQSSYQVTGPSGQYVVTMCDFICFCRLWQLTGIPCTNAIATINMKGDDVTRFISRYYLKSTMIMLYDNVLYPINGVDNWPKTTSDCAVELAPPRSKRQRGRPKKLRREEPQIRLHADGGESLHLTFVMKCRRCGQEGHNRRTCSNDPRTDARSQVSETSQHNGSREHGESTLPESSNNRRRQEPNVSDPVSRTRTRTQPQRCGRCGDQD, from the exons ATGCTTTGCAGACCGAGTATCCCCAAGCACATCAGTGGCTTTCTCGAGTTGCTCGCAAAGAAAAGTGGGTCAAGGCATTTTTCTCTCCACACACTTGTTGATGTGCTCCTCAACAACATTTGTGAGGCATTCAATTCGAAGATTGTATTGGCTCGAGAGAAAGCAATTATCAACATGTTGGAGGACATTCGAACAAGTCAAATGGAAAGAATTCAGATCAGAGGCCAGTGGATCAAAAGCTATGATCACGCAGTCCCTCCTGTTATCAAGGAGCTTGTTGATAAGTGGTACGCGCGGGCTTCATCGTGGAGGGCTACATGGAACGGACAATCTTCATACCAAGTAACTGGGCCGTCTGGCCAATATGTTGTCACCATGTGCGATTTTATATGCTTCTGTAGATTGTGGCAGCTAACCGGAATCCCGTGCACTAATGCTATCGCAACAATCAACATGAAGGGTGACGACGTGACGCGATTCATTTCCCGCTATTATTTGAAGTCAACAATGATCATGTTGTACGATAATGTCCTTTACCCCATCAATGGAGTGGACAATTGGCCCAAGACTACTTCTGATTGTGCGGTGGAACTGGCGCCCCCGAGGTCAAAGCGACAGCGTGGTAGGCCGAAGAAACTGAGACGTGAGGAGCCCCAGATTCGTCTTCATGCGGACGGAGGTGAGTCATTGCATCTCACCTTCGTGATGAAATGTCGTCGGTGCGGTCAAGAAGGTCATAATAGGAGGACATGCAGCAATGATCCTCGGACAGATGCCCGTTCTCAAGTTAGTGAGACTTCACAGCACAACGGGTCGCGTGAACATGGTGAGAGTACTTTGCCTGAGTCGTCAAACAATCGCCGACGCCAAGAG CCTAATGTTTCGGATCCGGTATCAAGGACTCGGACCCGGACTCAGCCTCAGCGATGCGGCCGCTGCGGTGATCAAGATTGA
- the LOC121794033 gene encoding protein CASP-like: MEGLQGGGGGGSEREKPSTSSTSAPVSAVATFWKDFDLEKERTILDEQGLRIAENQENSQKNRRKLAESTRDFKKTSNEEKLALFNSLLKGYQEEVDKLTKRAKFGENAFLNIYHKLYEAPDPYPVLNSVAEKDAKLFDLESENRKMKVELEEFRTESTHLKNQQATIRRLEERTRQLEQQVTTYFCV; this comes from the exons ATGGAAGGTCTGCaaggtggaggaggaggaggatcagAGAGAGAAAAGCCAAGCACATCATCGACCTCTGCCCCTGTATCTGCTGTTGCTACTTTCTGGAAAG ATTTTGATTTAGAGAAAGAAAGGACCATCTTGGATGAACAGGGGCTTAGAATTGCAGAGAACCAGGAAAACAGTCAGAAGAACCGTAGGAAGCTTGCAGAGAGCACTAGAG ACTTCAAGAAGACATCAAATGAAGAGAAGTTGGCATTGTTCAATTCCTTACTTAAGGGTTATCAAGAAGAGGTTGATAAACTTACCAAGAGAGCTAAATTCGGGGAAAATGCTTTCCTTAACATTTACCATAAACTTTATGAAGCACCAGATCCTTACCCAGTTCTGAATTCAGTTGCA GAGAAGGATGCCAAATTGTTTGACCTGGAGTCTGAAAACAGAAAGATGAAGGTTGAGCTTGAGGAATTCCGCACTGAATCAACTCACCTGAAAAACCAACAAGCAACAATAAGAAGACTAGAAGAGCGCACCCGTCAGTTAGAACAGCAGGTCACTACATATTTCTGTGTTTAG